The following DNA comes from Pseudomonas marginalis.
CACCGCAACACTGCCACCGTGCAGGTCGACCAGTTGCTTGACCATCGCCAAGCCCAGGCCAGTGCCTTCGAATTTGCGCGCCAGGCTGCTGTCGATCTGGCTGAAGGCCTTGAACAGCTTGCCCATGTCGTCCTCGGCAATACCGATACCGGTGTCGCTGACGCTCAATTCGAGGAACTGCTGGTGGGCGCTGGGTTGCAGGGCAAACCCGTGCATCGGCCAATCGCCGGGCACTCGCCCGACCTGTGCGCGGGCCACTTGGCGCACCGCCAGGGTCACGGTACTGCCGTGGGCGCTGAATTTCACCGCATTGGCCAGCAAGTTGTAGATGATCTGCTTGGTCTTGCGCAGGTCCAGGGCCAGTGTGCCGAAGTCGCCCTGGCTTTCGAGCTTCAACTGGATGCGTTGCAGGGCGGCTTTTTCGCGCACGATCAACAGGCTGTTGGACAGCAGGCCCTCCAGCTCCACGGCTTCCAGCTCCAGGTCCATCATCCCGGCTTCGACCTTGGACAGGTCGAGAATGTCGTTGATCAGCGACAACAGGTGCTGGCCGCTGGTGAAGATGTCGCCGATGTATTCGCGCTGGGTCTCACTCATGTCGCCCACCAGCCCGTCCTTCAACGCCTCGGAAAAACCGATCACCGCATTCAATGGTGTGCGCAATTCGTGGGACATGGTGGCGAGGAACTCGGACTTCATATGGCTGGCATGTTCCAGCTCCAGGTTCTTTTCCTCCAGCGCGCGCTCAAAGCCCTTGCGTTCGGCTTCTTCGTGTTTGCGTGCGGTGTTGTCGGTGCCGATCAGCAGATAGCCGATGATGGTGTCATGCCGGTTGCGCAGCGCCGTCACCGAGACCATGGCCGACAGGCGGCTGCCGTCCTTGCGAATATAGGTCAGCTCGTAAATATCCTCGATGCCGCGGGACGCCTTGAACACCAGCGCTTCGAAGCCCGGCGTGATCGGCGTGTCCAGCTCCAGGCTGAGGGCGGCGGCGCGGGTGATCAGTTCGGCGGGGTCGGAGATGTCGGCGGGGGTAATGCGGTTGAGGACATCGTCGGCGGCATAGCCGAGCATGCGTTCGGCGCCGACATTGAAGATCTGGATCACGCCCTTTTCATCGGTGGCGATGCTGGAGAAGTAGGCGCTGTTGAAGATTGCGTCTTGCAGGGCACCGGTTTTCAGCAGGTTTTTCTGGCGTTTGAATTCGACGATTTTTTCAGCCCGTGATTGGGCTTCAAGCGGTGGTCCAGTGACGGGTTTGTCCATGGCGGTGTTTTCCAGGCAGGTCAGGCCCGGCCGTGTCGATGACAGGGCCGCAGAGCATGCTCACAGAAAATCGCGTGGACGCGATGAGGAGGAGATGAGGTCCCCGGACAATAGCAGATACCGCCCGCACTACGGTATGGATACACTCAAACGAGTGTACGCCGACACAGGGCGGCGGGCCGCCCTGTTACCGGGCGGCGCGGCTTAGAGCATCACGCTGCTGATGACCTGGGTGCTGTCATCCGGGCATAGGTATCTACACAACTCTTAAAGGCTGACACATAACTCTGTGGTGAGCGGGCTTGTCGAATCGTCGCACCGCCCGCGCTGGGCTGCGAAGCGGCCCCAATAAGGTCACCGCAGAGTGCCAGAATCAATCGAGGTGAAGGTTTTGGGGCTGCTTCGCAGCCCAGCGCGGGGCAAGCCCGCTCACCACAGAAGCCTAATTGCCATAGATTCCGTATTCACTGGAAGTTGTGTAGATACCCATGGTCATCCGGGTCGATGACGCTGTGGAATCCCAAGGCCTGGTTCAACTCGCGCAACGGCGCATTGGTTGCCGCGTCGACCGTGTACATGCGTTTGAAGCCATTGGCGCGGGCCGCCGTCATCAGGTGCTGCATCAAAAGGCGCCCCAGGCCCAGGTGCTGCCAGGCATCGGCCACGGTGACCGCGCATTCGCATTCATCCGTCCTGGCCTCTGCATAGCGGGCCACGCCGATTTCGATCAACTGGCCGTTGTCGTGCACCAGGGCGATAAAGGCCAGGCGTTGCTGGTTATCGACATCCATCAATTGGTCCATCAGGGTCTTGCCGGGCTCGTTGATTTCGCCCAGGAAGCGCGCGTGCCGAGATTCACGGGACAGGCCCTTGATGAACGTGTATTCCCGTTCACGGTCGTCGGCGCCGAGGGGGCGCACCAGCACATGACGGCCATCGTCGAGCTGATCGATCCAGTGGGGTCTCGGTTGCGCTGCGTAGGCGAGGGCGGCCTGCTGGTTGCGTGCTTCGAGGGTAGGCATGGTGGGCTCCTGGCGGTCAGCATCGGGCAACAGTGCCTTTCGATCATGCCCCTGGGGGCAGGGGCGCCATTGATCTGCATCAAGACGCCTGGCCGCCGGGCAGGGCAGGCGACGTTCGGTCATGTGCATCGGCAAAGGGTTGACCATGATCAACGTTCGGCCCGCCGTCGCGGCGCAGTCTGGTCCCACCCCACATGCCCAGCAGGAGGTCACACCATGGCAACCATGAGAGCCGCTGTCTTCGTTGAGAAAAACCGCATCGTCCTCGAGGACAAACCGATCCCCGAAGTCGGCCCGCTGGACGCCCTGGTGCGGATCACCACCACGACCATCTGCGGCACCGACGTGCATATCCTGCGCGGTGAGTACCCGGTGGCCAAAGGGCTGACGGTGGGCCATGAGCCGGTGGGCGTCATCGAGCGGCTGGGCTCCCAGGTGCGCGGCTTCGTCGAAGGGCAACGGGTGATCGCCGGCGCGATCACGCCCAGCGGGCAGAGCTATGCGTGCCTGTGCGGCTGCGGCGCCCAGGACGGCCCCGACACCCGCCATGGTTTCCGTGCCGCCGGCGGCTGGAAATTCGGCAACACCCTCGACGGCTGC
Coding sequences within:
- a CDS encoding sensor histidine kinase — its product is MDKPVTGPPLEAQSRAEKIVEFKRQKNLLKTGALQDAIFNSAYFSSIATDEKGVIQIFNVGAERMLGYAADDVLNRITPADISDPAELITRAAALSLELDTPITPGFEALVFKASRGIEDIYELTYIRKDGSRLSAMVSVTALRNRHDTIIGYLLIGTDNTARKHEEAERKGFERALEEKNLELEHASHMKSEFLATMSHELRTPLNAVIGFSEALKDGLVGDMSETQREYIGDIFTSGQHLLSLINDILDLSKVEAGMMDLELEAVELEGLLSNSLLIVREKAALQRIQLKLESQGDFGTLALDLRKTKQIIYNLLANAVKFSAHGSTVTLAVRQVARAQVGRVPGDWPMHGFALQPSAHQQFLELSVSDTGIGIAEDDMGKLFKAFSQIDSSLARKFEGTGLGLAMVKQLVDLHGGSVAVASREGQGARFVVWLPLHRGTEAQWPIS
- a CDS encoding GNAT family N-acetyltransferase, giving the protein MPTLEARNQQAALAYAAQPRPHWIDQLDDGRHVLVRPLGADDREREYTFIKGLSRESRHARFLGEINEPGKTLMDQLMDVDNQQRLAFIALVHDNGQLIEIGVARYAEARTDECECAVTVADAWQHLGLGRLLMQHLMTAARANGFKRMYTVDAATNAPLRELNQALGFHSVIDPDDHGYLHNFQ